The sequence below is a genomic window from Mauremys mutica isolate MM-2020 ecotype Southern chromosome 23, ASM2049712v1, whole genome shotgun sequence.
tgtctccccctccccacagtagCTCGGTTCCCCTCCCCCGGACCCGCCCCGCTCCGcacctctctcgctctctccccgGCTCCTAGACACTCTCCTGCTTCTCCGACCGGAACTTCCGCCAGCCGACCGGTCGGGGCGCCCGGGGTCAGCCCACCGGAAGTGACGGCACACATGGCACGGAAGCCGGAAGGGGCGCCATCTTGGTCCTACCCGGGGGCCGCTGGGcctgggaggggggcgggagtCCCCAGGGgtggcccgggggaggggggcagagagaccCCACCCAGCAGCCTCCGCCCCGCGGGGGGGCCCGGGTACAGCGGAACGGGACCGGCCCTCAGAGGCCCCCTCAGCCCGGGGGGAGCGCGAGCCCTGAcggacacacaccccccccccgggcggagCGGGATCAGTGCCCCGAGCCTGCCCCGGGTTCACTCCCCTGCCGGGTGCGATCGGCCTGGAAGGGGGCAGTGTccatccccccccaaccccccgcagACAGTGACCCAGAGCCACacgtggggggtggggcagcccagagcccaacccctggGGGAACCCATGAGAGCCGGGGACAGGGCCATTGGGACAGACACGGGAGGAGGAAACGGGGTCAGTGGAGCCCAGCTTGTGCCTGCTGGTTTCACCCCGCGGAGCCGCTCAGCTCCCCGGGCAATGGGCCCTTCGTCACCCTGCCAGGAGGCAGGGAACGGCTTTCCCAGCGGAAAGGCTGCTCCGGTGCCTGAGTCAGGACTTTGGGAGCATAATCCCTCTTCTTGTCAAGCAGGTTCTCCGAGCCCACAGGCTGATATCTGGGCAAAGGCCCAACGTGATTTATCTAGGAATAGGCCCTACTGAGCCTTAGggactgaacccccccccccccccgcgcatcAGCACAGTTTGTGGGAAACCCTTTTCTATTACATTCTCAGTGTGTTTTAGGTAATGGTGCTGAAAGTGCCAGCAgtagtttgggggtgggggagagcagctATTTCCTAATATAAATGTCCCTGAGTGGTAAGAAGATAATAGGGCAGCAATTTGAGAGTGTATGGGGGAAGATAGATAAGGAGCTGGCCAAGCTATTTCTTTGCTGTAGAGAAGATatcgctctctcccaccctccccccttgccTGTCACTGCATTAGTGAAGAATTAAAAATGCTGACAACCATCAGCACAGCTGTAATTTTTTGATTGAAACCCAAAGTTAATATTACAGTGAAGTTTCATCCTGCACTTTCTGCTCTCTGACTATAAAGTGAAATTGCTGCCTCAGATACACTGGTATAGATGAAGAGAACTGTTtgtcccaaactggggttcacaaaatgttacaggggggttgcaggaaaaatttcctaatggcagacagagctgtccctagggacccaaAGCAGGATGGGACAGTGAGGAGACAaccttcaagactccttataagaaatggaaagggaaatggatttttttttgctgtttttaaaattaaataggcagctagtattgtttttaatattatgaagaacaagcttaagctttgttgtaacatgcattgtttgcctgcagcgctcaagacctgaatgcttgtgtaggaggaactcttggAGTTGGCTGCTTAAACACCTTCaagctgtttcacatctgatgctccttgatgaaacataggagccttgtcttataacaggctcattcaaagtgatacaagctacaaatgTGAGATTGTGGAAGAgcgttgccattttcataatgcaataaaaatactgtagtgtgtaataaacatgtcaaaaacaaattttatatttccaagatcactgcttttataatttatactcaggtaaaagagaaaatccctggaaatattcatttttaagagggggttcatgagacttgatgttttagtgaaaggggttcacaggttgttaaagtttgggaaccactgatctagactaaTGGGTAGGATTAAATTTGCTAAAGGTATTTTAAATCCCTTCTTGAAGCAGAGTTAATGCCATAAAACTGCAGTTTAAGGCAATTTTGAACTTAGATTCCAGTCACCTCAGCATACTGTTATAGTTACAGCCTGCTCTTGATGGGAGTTTGTGCAAAGGTATGAAAAGAAGCTTGTATATACATAACTGCAGACAACTTCCACTGGATGTGTCACAAAGCAATTCAGAGGAAGATCTAATGTTTTCCCCATTCCTTGAGCACCACAGGAAACAAACAGATTACAACCTGCCACTCTAATCACTACCAGATGTCATCCTCATTGAGGATACAAGACTACACAAGTAATACACTTTGATTACCCCAGCTGCCAGCCTCATACATATGCCATGAATGGAATGTACAGCTAGATTATCCATCACAGCTCTTATTTCTGCAAACACTGAAATAAACCTGAGGCTGTTGCTCCACTGGTAGCTAATTACTACCACTGCTTTGGACCTATAAGCCTGCACACTTTTTCCCCCCCCCTCACACCACTTTTCATAGTTGGTTGCAGAAACTTTATTGGGGCTTAGCTATAGCCATTAATGGTGAATAAAGGCGTTTGGGGTTCCTAGATTCATAGCTCTTTTGACTGTTAGAGCATGGTTACCGTGGTGTATTTAATTATAGTATTGTTTGGCTGTAAAGCACTCCACATCTGAGAGGTACACTCAATTGCATTAAACCCTTTCTGCAACTAGACAGGTACACTGCTACACATAAGTCAAGCTGGACACAAGAAATGAAACAAATTACATCTGCCATAGATTTATTAGGAAAGATTAGTTACATTCCTTATAAAGTTGTGCCTAAAGGAACTCCTAGGTCTCCAGGTCTGGCTTTTAACATGGAGTGGAGGCTCTATATCTTTAGCAAAAAGCCACAGCTTTAAATGTATACACAGTACTTTGAATGCTTTCTGCAAAGCCCCCTCAACCATGCAATCCTGTATTTTCACTTTTATATATGTTAAGGATCCAGCATCTCTCCCACAGTTTTAGATTTCCCTCAGAATTGAGATTCTGTTCCTCTGAAATGTAAAGATGCAAGTTTCAGTTTACAATTCCTTTCTCCTCAATACAGCAATAACCCTACATCAAGTCACGGTTAGGCTCAAGCTTCACACACCAGCACCAATTGTTCAACACCCAGGAACAACAGAGTAGCAACCAGAGGATGTTTCCCTGCGTTGTTTGCCACCAATAACCAGCATTTCAGACACAAACCAATCTTGAAGCTTGGGGCATACACAGTGAGAGGAAATGCTTTTATTTTCAATTGGCAACAAACAATTAGGCCACTAGGTTGCCACTGTGGAGGAGACAAACTCCACTATGTCAAGGCCTGATTCTTCAGAGTGCTGAAGCACCCAACAGATGATTGCCATTAGCAGTCAATTAACTTTATAAAGAGATTTCATGCATTGGCACTCTTCTTCCCAGGGCAAAGACAAGAAATAAAAGTTATTTCACCACTCTCTCCAGCGCCCCAAGAATCTGTTCTCTTCAGAGTCAGTCCATTAACTCAGTGTATTGATAATGAAGCCTTTGGGAGCATCCTGGTGCTACTGTTAGGAAATGAAGTGGGTCTCCGGCATGATCTGATCAATTTTATGGTCAGCTGGGTTTGCTGATGCTTCATAGTTGCAGATGGTCACTTCATGTCGATAAGCCTGAATCAAGGCAAACATATTTAGCCCCATTAAAGCTCAGTTTACTCCACAAAAAAGGAATCTGACCAGCTCTTCCCATTTCACTTCTGTCCAAAGTAGTCTCTCCCACCCTTCCCAAGATCTGCCTAAACTGAATTTGGTGCCAGCCATTGAGGCCCAGGCACTAAATTCAGCTCAAGGAATGATTTACATTACAAGTCATGCCTCGATTGATGCCGAACCTATGCTATGTCAATGTTTTAAATCTGTAGTTGCAAGACTGCAGCTTCTTCTGCGTGTACCTGGTTCTTAACAGAATCATGCCTGTGACAAAAATATATGCCTTAAATAAATCCAACAGCAATGCCAGCACCTCCCACTTCTTAACAGGTAGCTTCCCAGAATCACAGCAGTTCATGTTGGATACAGGGAAGGAAACTAACCAAGCATTATTTGGGTTCTGATTCAGTTCAATAAATTAACTCAGTTACtgatcagtaaaaaaaaaagtctccataGCTCTTTCCAAGTTTCTTATAAATAACCACACCTAGACAGACCCAACTGTACAAGTTGCAATTCAAGACTACTTCTGCATTTGTGATGCGTTTTGCTCATTTTCTCCCTGCTCTCACTCACCTCTGTCCACTCTCCCCTCAGGCCTATATAAAAGATCTTTGTTGTCTCAGCTCCAAAATTCTTGGAAATGTGGATGGAGAGATGGTAAACATTTGAGAAACGAGCAATTctggaagaaaaacaaaacagactgAGTTCAGAGTTCAGCACGTAACCAGTCACCCAGGTAATAAATCCTGATTTCTGGAGCAGTTTCTGCACTACAGAGGATGAAGGTGTAACTTGAAAAGGAAAACCTATTGGGGTGTGGAGACTAAGCACTGCCATGTAGGAGACCTGGTGTCTTAGCCATTCACTCCTTGGATCAACAAGaactgggagggagggtgaaggAAGCACCTGGTGTGCCTGACATGTGACTCCTCTGGTAGATTGGAGAACAGTAAAAGGAGCCTTCTTCAGTCCTCCTTGGTATAAGAGGTGGAGGAGACAAGGCATTGAGAAGTCAGTTTGGGGAGCCTCCAGGATGCAAGACCCAAGATCTTTCCTCCCCAGGGAAAAGGTCTTCAACACCATTTAGGGACAGGTAGAGTTCTCACTCCAACACGAGTGCTGGGAAGAGCcagaaaaggcatttaaaaaccACAATCTATTATTTGATGAGATGTTATGATGTGAGTGAAGGAACTGCTCTCCCCCTCCTAACACTTTCTAACCGTTGAATAGCATATGAGTAGGCTCTGATAAAAGGAACACAAACTCATTGGCTCCAGGAGGAATGAACTCCAGTGCATCCCTAACAGATGCACCACAGAGAAGGGAAGAGCCCGTCTCATACTTTGTGGGATACTCCAGTTCTCCTGTTAGATCTCGATTCAGACTGAACATCTGATCTGGTTCTCTGGCTGTGTCATCAAATGACATGTGAGGAACGTTCTTGAACCTGggagtggagaaaaaaaaaaaaacacaacagtggTTAAAATGCATCTCAGCTAATTGATTTATCTatctcccctctcttcccaccaCTGGGTTATTGTGTCCTGTGGAACGAACACGAACACACCCCCCCCAAACTGGATCAGCCAAGAAAACAGCACTTGCATCATATCATGAATTGTCAACACACTACCCATAGTACACAAGAGCAAGGAACAGAGCTGTAGATTTAAGACATTTGCCACCCACAGCACTTCCAGTAcatgtcctgctctactcagcactgatgaggcctcagctggaacagTGTGcgcaattctgggtgccacactttggaaaagatgtggacaatttgAGAGAATCTAGAGGagcacaacaaaaataataaaaggtttagaaaacctgacctatgaggaaaggttaaaaaaactggacatgtttagtcttgagaaaagaagactgatggCGGAACCTGATAACATATGTGTAGACTGTTAAGGGCTGCTGTAAAGAAgacaattgttctctatgtccactgagggcaggacaagaagaaatgggtttaatctgcaaccagggagatttaggttagatattaggaaaaacttcccaactatAGGGGTAGTCAAGTTCTGGAACAGGTTTCCAAAGAAGactgtggaatcctcatcactggagatttttaagaacaggtcggATAAACGTCTGTCAGGGTTGGTCTAGGTCTATTTGGTCCTGCCCCAGCAGCGATGGCTGGGCTTGATGACTTCCcacggtcccttccagccctacatggcTATAAATTCTATAGAGAGAGGGGTTAGGATTCCAGTGCATTAGAGACAGAGTAAAGATGAGGGGGAAAAGCTCCCTTAGTGGAAAGCCAAGTGATGATTAGGGCCCTGAATAAGTCACAATTTCACAGAAATTGTAAAATTAGCCCAGTACCATAATTTTTCAAACAACATTCCTGCTTCTGCCTCCGAGCTCTTAGAAAAACCACCGTATCGGGCTGCTCCTGAGCCAGTAGGCTGGCAGCAACAATTGCCTGGCCCAGGGCAGACCCTAGCTCATCCTGAGCTCAGCTCCAGTCCAgaccactgctgctgcttcctgtccTGCCAACCAGCCGGGAGGCGGTGCGGCACTGACAACCTGTGGCAATTAGGAGCCCTGGCCTGCCTCATGGTGGCCCACAGCAGGCCTGCAGGGGACACCATAGCACCAGCTGGCAAAGAGCTGAGACTGGGATCTTCTGTTTGGAGCACAAACAGATCTGTGAAGGGGCTCTGCCCCAGCAGGGGGATAAGCTAGACACCccgctatatatatatatacacacacacacacacccgcccgcTAGTGCTCCAAGTGGTGGATCCTGGTCTCAGCTCCTTGCCAGCTAGCACTGCAGTATCTCCCCCGGGGCCTGCCCAACGCCCCGGTCAGTGCCACATCactcccccagccagggcaggaagcagcagcGGCCCAGGTCTCAGCGGAGCACAGCATGATGTacagagccctgaaaatctgaaGATATCAGCTTTATATCCCCAGACCATGTTTGTGgatcggatgcggatacaaattttgtatccatgcagggctctagcgATCTGGGCCCCAATCCCAGACCCAGACCAGGCTAGAACAGAGGGACGGTGCCTAGTGATGAGACATCCCCTTCCCCCATGtcccacacccctacctcctgaaATAGGACCAGCATGCCATTGGAAAAATGGCAGTAGTTTGTGGAGGAACTCAGCAGCCATGCACATCCCATGAAATTCAAACCCCTACCTGAGACACTGCCACGAAttaacccccacacacacacaattttcacAGGGCCTTAATCATGCTTATCACCAGATAATTACATTAATATTAATCTAGTATAGGAGCTTCTACTCAGCAATATGAAAGGGCAGCCTAGCCTGAAGTCAGGTATTCCTGGTTTCTGCTTTGGACTGACACCAATGCCTGCTCTGGCTTTAGTGTCcttttcatctgtaaaatagggataggaATACTGATGTCATTGGACAATGAGAACTTTGCAAGGTAAAAAAATACAATCCCTTAGTATGAGTCACTCATGGGTTCAGTCTCAGACCATCACTGAGGAGATGGCAAAAACACTGCTTAGAGATTTCAAAACCCTGCTCTAAAACAGCTGTGCAAAGAGATACTCTATACAATATATGCCCAACATGATCTTTCCTGGTGGCCAGGCCCAGTTCCACTTACAGTCTCATCTCTGACGGGTGTGTATCATCATCCTCTCCCATCACAATTATCCCTTTTAGCTTCACGTTGCCTGTAAACCTGCCATGAAACACAGAATCAGTGACTTCACCTCCACTATCTTCCAGTTAGTCTTGATTAAGCATCACACAATTCAGTAAATCTCAGTCAAGAAGAGCTGCCATCACCCAAAATTGTTTTCTAGTTTATTTCCCAAGAGCACACAAGGAAGACCATTGTGAGCAAAGAACCCAGCCACAAATAAAACTAAGTGAATCAGGTGCTAACAGGGCATGAAATGGTGCCAAGCAGGTACTTACGGGATATTAAACAGAAGTTCTACTTCATCATCATCACTTTCGACAAACTAAAAGATAgaaaaatggatttaaaataatCCTTTAGAAGCAGATAATGAAAATATTCTGTAATGCTGCGTATTACGCTTCCCATGCACTTCCTTCTGCATCAGTTCATATCTGCATTCCACTGGAAGCTTTGTACTAATACACTTACTGTGGAACCATGTTAATATGCACTACTTTATTTTGGGAATTATGAATGAACAATAAGAACAATGCATTATCCAATGAACTTTGTTTACACTGAAAATTATAGTTCAGTTGTATGTTAtacagatatcagaggggtagccgtgttagtctggatctgtaaaagcagcagagtgtcctgtagcaccttatagactaacagacgtattggagcatgagctttcgtgggtgaatacccgctttgtcggatgcatgcatctgacgaagtgggtcttcactcatgaaagctcatgctccaatacgtctgttagtctataaggtgccacaggactctttgctgctttta
It includes:
- the PITHD1 gene encoding PITH domain-containing protein 1; protein product: MAHGHGHGAGGGCCGAEREEPPERRGLAWGLYLRIDRERLQCLNERREGSGARVFRAWEERGDRSQFVESDDDEVELLFNIPFTGNVKLKGIIVMGEDDDTHPSEMRLFKNVPHMSFDDTAREPDQMFSLNRDLTGELEYPTKIARFSNVYHLSIHISKNFGAETTKIFYIGLRGEWTEAYRHEVTICNYEASANPADHKIDQIMPETHFIS